From a region of the Streptomyces sp. NBC_01454 genome:
- a CDS encoding ABC transporter ATP-binding protein: protein MTTPIISATGLARTFMTKKGPVEAVRGIDLTVSAGEMLGFLGPNGAGKTTTMRMLTTLLPPTGGSATVAGHDLARDPAGVRRHIGYVAQVSGVDPGISVREELVTQCRLYRLGRADAKNRAQELAEDLDLADLLDRPTRALSGGQRRRLDIALGLTHRPEVLFLDEPTTGLDPGSRSDVWDLVRRIRDEGTTVFLTTHYLDEADVLSDRLIVVDDGLVAAEGTPQDLKLRYTGSETASLREAFLAITGHQPLAPDAPVAV, encoded by the coding sequence ATGACGACCCCGATCATCAGCGCCACGGGGCTCGCCCGTACGTTCATGACAAAGAAGGGCCCGGTCGAGGCGGTGCGGGGCATCGATCTCACGGTGTCCGCAGGCGAGATGCTCGGGTTCCTCGGCCCCAACGGCGCCGGCAAGACCACCACGATGCGCATGCTCACCACGTTGCTGCCCCCCACCGGGGGAAGTGCCACCGTCGCCGGGCACGATCTGGCCCGCGACCCGGCCGGGGTACGCCGGCACATCGGCTACGTCGCCCAGGTCAGCGGGGTCGACCCGGGCATCAGCGTGCGCGAGGAACTGGTCACCCAGTGCCGGCTGTACAGGCTCGGCAGGGCCGACGCCAAAAACCGTGCGCAGGAACTCGCCGAGGATCTCGACCTGGCAGACCTCCTCGACCGGCCCACCCGCGCGCTCTCCGGAGGCCAGCGGCGCCGTCTCGACATCGCCCTGGGCCTGACCCACCGGCCCGAGGTGCTCTTCCTCGACGAGCCGACGACCGGACTCGACCCCGGCAGCCGCTCCGACGTCTGGGATCTGGTGCGCCGCATCCGGGACGAGGGCACCACGGTCTTTCTCACCACGCACTACCTCGACGAGGCGGACGTCCTTTCCGACCGGCTCATTGTCGTCGACGACGGCCTGGTCGCCGCCGAGGGCACCCCGCAGGACCTGAAGCTGCGGTACACCGGCTCGGAAACAGCCAGCCTGCGTGAAGCCTTCCTGGCCATCACGGGACACCAGCCCCTCGCTCCCGACGCCCCGGTCGCTGTCTGA
- a CDS encoding ABC transporter permease: MAALVADTRLVFGRYLRQTMRAKLGLVVGVLMPLLVLLFFGPLLTRIPLGTGGDAWQTLVPGLLVQLGMFSAAFAGFDILIERQHGVIERMQVTPVSRLALLMGRVLRDVVKMLAQSLLLVLAGVAMGLRAPVLGILIGFVFVSALTVALASLSYALAMRLKSPDEFAPVVNTVNLPVMLLSGILLPMALAPHWLDVVSRFVPLRYLVEAVRAAFLGQYGSTAMLRGALVAGALAALSVFVGARIFRKAGA; encoded by the coding sequence CTGGCCGCACTCGTTGCCGACACCCGCCTGGTCTTCGGGCGCTATCTGCGACAGACGATGCGCGCCAAGCTCGGCCTGGTGGTGGGCGTCCTCATGCCGCTGCTCGTACTGCTCTTCTTCGGTCCGCTGCTGACGCGCATTCCACTCGGTACCGGCGGTGACGCCTGGCAGACGCTGGTGCCCGGGCTTCTGGTGCAACTCGGCATGTTCAGCGCCGCGTTCGCCGGCTTCGACATTCTCATCGAGCGGCAGCACGGTGTGATCGAACGGATGCAGGTCACCCCGGTCAGCCGGCTGGCCCTGCTCATGGGCCGCGTGCTGCGCGATGTGGTGAAGATGCTCGCCCAGTCCCTGCTCCTGGTGCTCGCGGGCGTGGCGATGGGCCTGCGCGCCCCGGTGCTCGGCATCCTCATCGGCTTTGTGTTCGTCTCCGCGCTCACGGTGGCGCTGGCTTCGCTGTCCTATGCGCTGGCCATGCGGCTGAAGTCCCCCGACGAGTTCGCGCCCGTGGTCAACACCGTCAACCTGCCGGTCATGCTGCTCTCCGGCATCCTGCTGCCGATGGCGCTCGCGCCCCACTGGCTGGACGTGGTATCGCGATTCGTGCCGCTGCGCTATCTGGTGGAAGCGGTCCGGGCCGCGTTCCTCGGCCAGTACGGCAGCACCGCGATGCTCCGCGGTGCACTGGTGGCAGGGGCACTCGCCGCGCTCTCGGTCTTCGTCGGCGCCCGGATCTTCCGCAAGGCCGGAGCCTAG